A window of the Paenibacillus woosongensis genome harbors these coding sequences:
- a CDS encoding cache domain-containing sensor histidine kinase — MMTKLRRGIQWLRNLKLAQKLILINSVLIVIPLGALGVYAFTSFRGTMEANVGESQLQTMKQITLNIDTYMEELNRLSLMPYQYQDILDYLASERKPGASLSLEEISLLNNFVSKVFLNGRIDIMGVSLYGSKGASYVVMPESQYVTSYKLDEDAEWLKEAQGHFGEPIFLTTHELKPTSGSVYEVFSIVRELRSFDSGRTLGYIVLDVDPAVVEKILAQVQLGRRESLYITNAKGDLVIRKGSVIPGADGAAASFRGEGVTHLESGGERMLVSYATSELTQWTTVGAVPVSELMQDSLQVRNSITIMGIICVGSAMLFSVFTAYRITLPIRKLSRLMKKVEKGQLEVAFPVNQWDEVGQLGSAFNKMVSRLSELGYLLYETEIREKDAQIAALQSKINPHFLYNTLGSISMYAELEGSKEITTMTTNLSRILRYSLNAHQSGVVLKDEIEHIRRYMAIQKLRYDERLHFTLDIEEAAMDCEAIPLMIQPIVENSFKHGLDKGVGEGRISLTGGIQDGLLRLTVEDDGIGLTTAQLEQIRHKLAYSRNLGGATGNGLLNVHRRLVLSYGERYGLTIDSMPYRGVRVTLTVPAKHMPTREEDCKPVVFHSTS, encoded by the coding sequence ATGATGACGAAATTGCGACGAGGAATACAATGGCTGAGAAATTTGAAGCTGGCGCAGAAATTGATCCTCATTAACTCCGTTCTGATCGTAATCCCGCTCGGGGCGCTTGGCGTCTATGCGTTCACTAGCTTTCGGGGAACGATGGAAGCGAATGTCGGCGAATCTCAGCTGCAGACGATGAAGCAGATCACGCTCAACATCGACACTTATATGGAGGAGTTGAACCGGCTCTCGCTGATGCCCTACCAGTACCAGGATATCCTCGATTATTTGGCCTCGGAAAGAAAGCCGGGGGCGTCCTTAAGCCTGGAAGAAATCAGTCTGCTGAACAATTTCGTGTCCAAGGTGTTCCTGAATGGACGAATCGATATTATGGGCGTCTCGCTCTACGGCTCTAAAGGGGCATCCTATGTCGTTATGCCGGAGAGCCAGTACGTTACAAGCTATAAGCTGGATGAAGATGCGGAGTGGCTGAAGGAGGCGCAGGGCCATTTTGGAGAGCCGATCTTTCTGACGACGCACGAGCTTAAGCCGACGAGTGGTTCGGTCTACGAGGTGTTCTCCATTGTGAGGGAGCTGCGCAGCTTCGACAGCGGGCGGACGCTCGGCTACATCGTGCTTGACGTCGATCCGGCAGTAGTGGAGAAAATTTTGGCACAGGTACAGCTTGGTCGGAGAGAATCTCTTTATATTACGAATGCCAAGGGCGATCTCGTCATTCGCAAAGGCTCTGTCATTCCAGGAGCTGACGGAGCCGCGGCTTCCTTCCGCGGGGAAGGTGTAACCCATCTGGAATCGGGCGGCGAACGGATGCTGGTCTCTTATGCTACGTCTGAACTGACGCAGTGGACCACCGTCGGGGCTGTTCCTGTTTCGGAATTGATGCAGGACAGTTTGCAGGTTCGCAATTCCATCACGATTATGGGGATCATCTGCGTCGGTTCGGCGATGCTGTTCTCCGTATTTACGGCGTACCGGATTACGCTCCCCATCCGCAAACTGAGCCGCTTGATGAAAAAGGTGGAGAAGGGCCAGCTTGAAGTAGCGTTTCCCGTGAATCAGTGGGATGAGGTAGGCCAGCTAGGCAGTGCTTTTAATAAAATGGTCTCCCGCCTAAGCGAGCTCGGCTATTTGCTCTATGAAACCGAGATTCGGGAGAAGGATGCGCAAATTGCTGCGCTGCAGAGCAAGATCAATCCTCATTTTCTGTACAATACGCTCGGATCGATCAGTATGTACGCAGAGCTGGAAGGCAGCAAGGAAATTACAACGATGACAACCAATCTGAGCCGCATACTGAGGTATTCCTTGAATGCCCACCAGTCAGGGGTCGTTCTCAAGGACGAGATCGAGCATATCCGCCGGTATATGGCGATTCAGAAGCTGCGTTACGATGAGCGGCTGCATTTCACTCTGGATATCGAGGAGGCGGCGATGGACTGTGAAGCCATTCCCCTCATGATCCAGCCGATCGTCGAAAATTCCTTCAAGCATGGACTTGACAAGGGTGTAGGCGAAGGACGGATCTCCCTGACCGGGGGCATTCAGGACGGCCTGCTGCGGCTGACCGTGGAGGACGACGGAATCGGCCTAACGACCGCGCAGCTTGAGCAGATTCGGCACAAGCTGGCCTACTCTCGAAATCTTGGCGGAGCCACGGGCAACGGACTTCTTAACGTGCATCGGCGCCTTGTGCTTAGTTACGGCGAGAGATACGGCCTTACGATCGATAGCATGCCTTACCGCGGGGTACGCGTCACTTTGACGGTTCCCGCTAAGCATATGCCGACCCGTGAGGAGGATTGCAAACCGGTTGTGTTCCACTCCACATCATGA
- a CDS encoding ABC transporter substrate-binding protein, translating into MKRHRWNQYHSRATFGFMSLAAFLLLLPGCTGQNSGAAQVSKPPHVVRLEYWTPFSGGDNQFMTEMVEQFNEEHPEIQVVQKNSRLDDYYSRLKTAVLSGNAPDVAIVHSTIMPQFVQNGYVEKLTAEAKNIGIDWKRFNPNILRSVLYEEDYYGVPLDTHALVMYYNKDWLSKAGVLDEAGRPVISTGAEGFKSFLEQIRRTVPPDIAPLAQPSTRIDSVWLWWSLYNQMMDAGQFYSEDGMEAVFNNTASLEALSFVNSLYKDKLIPPNINDAFQLFYDGKAAVLITGMWGTGAFEKAAGLHFGVVPMPTLYDRPAVWGDSHNLSIPKKRGMTEVKREAILTFANWIVSHGDMWAKAGHVPSMTELTSSEVFNQLEYRSDYAATANYVAYWPRNAKQWSINERIINEFERMIYGYQTPEEALDAAVKKINADLRK; encoded by the coding sequence ATGAAGAGACATCGCTGGAATCAATACCACAGCAGAGCAACGTTCGGATTCATGTCATTAGCCGCATTTTTGCTCCTGCTGCCTGGATGCACGGGACAGAACTCGGGAGCAGCACAGGTTTCGAAGCCGCCTCATGTCGTGCGTCTGGAATACTGGACCCCCTTTAGCGGCGGGGATAACCAATTCATGACCGAGATGGTGGAGCAGTTCAACGAGGAGCACCCGGAAATCCAGGTTGTCCAGAAAAATTCGCGTCTAGACGATTATTATTCTCGCCTGAAAACCGCCGTATTGTCAGGCAATGCACCAGACGTCGCTATCGTCCATTCGACGATCATGCCCCAGTTCGTCCAGAACGGCTACGTGGAGAAGCTGACAGCGGAGGCTAAAAACATCGGCATCGATTGGAAACGCTTTAATCCGAATATACTCCGTTCGGTATTATATGAGGAGGATTATTACGGAGTACCGCTCGACACGCATGCCCTGGTCATGTATTACAACAAGGACTGGCTATCCAAGGCCGGGGTGCTGGATGAGGCGGGAAGGCCTGTTATTTCCACAGGAGCGGAAGGGTTCAAGTCTTTCCTAGAGCAAATTCGGCGGACGGTTCCGCCCGATATCGCTCCGCTGGCCCAGCCCAGCACGCGCATCGATTCTGTTTGGCTATGGTGGAGCCTCTATAACCAAATGATGGACGCTGGACAGTTCTACAGCGAAGACGGCATGGAGGCCGTATTCAACAATACCGCTTCTTTGGAGGCGCTTAGCTTCGTGAACAGCCTATATAAGGATAAGCTGATCCCGCCCAACATCAACGATGCTTTCCAGTTGTTCTATGACGGCAAAGCGGCGGTTCTGATTACGGGGATGTGGGGAACAGGCGCCTTCGAGAAGGCGGCGGGACTTCATTTCGGGGTTGTTCCCATGCCCACATTGTATGATCGCCCCGCAGTCTGGGGCGACTCCCACAATCTGTCCATACCCAAGAAGCGGGGGATGACGGAGGTGAAAAGGGAGGCGATACTGACCTTCGCGAACTGGATCGTGAGCCATGGGGATATGTGGGCGAAGGCCGGGCATGTTCCCAGCATGACCGAGCTTACAAGTTCAGAGGTATTCAACCAGCTCGAATACCGGAGCGATTATGCCGCTACGGCCAACTACGTCGCTTACTGGCCGAGAAACGCCAAACAATGGAGCATCAATGAACGGATCATCAATGAATTCGAAAGAATGATTTATGGTTACCAGACGCCGGAGGAAGCACTGGACGCGGCTGTGAAGAAAATCAATGCGGATTTGCGCAAGTGA